From a region of the Mycobacterium sp. SMC-8 genome:
- a CDS encoding decaprenyl diphosphate synthase translates to MLRMATKRKKGYPQLPPAPDDYPTFPDKSTWPVVFPELPPHTNGKFARPPQHTSKEAAPQIPAGQVPNHVAVVMDGNGRWATQRGLGRTEGHKMGEAVLIDITCGAIEIGIKHLTVYAFSTENWKRSTEEVRFLMGFNREVVRRRRENLNDMGVRMRWVGSRPRMWRSVIKEFDIAEQMTVDNDVITINYCVNYGGRTEIVEAARELAQEAVDGRINPARISEAAFAKHLHRADIPDVDLFIRTSGEQRASNFLLWQAAYAEYVFQDKLWPDYDRRDLWAACEEYVNRNRRFGRA, encoded by the coding sequence ATGTTGCGCATGGCAACCAAGCGGAAGAAGGGCTACCCGCAGCTGCCCCCGGCGCCTGACGACTATCCGACCTTCCCGGACAAGTCGACCTGGCCGGTCGTCTTCCCCGAGCTGCCCCCGCACACCAACGGCAAATTCGCCCGGCCGCCGCAGCACACCTCCAAGGAGGCCGCGCCGCAGATCCCGGCCGGTCAGGTGCCCAACCACGTCGCCGTCGTGATGGACGGCAACGGACGCTGGGCCACCCAGCGCGGTCTGGGGCGCACCGAGGGCCACAAGATGGGCGAGGCGGTGCTGATCGACATCACCTGCGGAGCGATCGAGATCGGCATCAAGCACCTCACCGTGTACGCGTTCTCCACCGAGAACTGGAAGCGCAGCACCGAAGAGGTCCGCTTCCTGATGGGGTTCAACCGGGAAGTGGTGCGCCGCCGCCGCGAGAACCTCAACGACATGGGTGTGCGGATGCGCTGGGTGGGATCGCGGCCCCGAATGTGGCGCAGCGTGATCAAGGAGTTCGACATCGCCGAGCAGATGACCGTCGACAACGACGTCATCACGATCAACTACTGCGTCAACTACGGGGGCCGCACCGAGATCGTCGAGGCGGCGCGCGAACTCGCGCAAGAGGCCGTCGACGGCAGGATCAACCCGGCCCGGATCAGCGAGGCCGCGTTCGCCAAGCACCTGCACCGGGCCGACATCCCCGACGTCGACCTGTTCATCCGCACCTCCGGTGAGCAGCGGGCCAGCAACTTCCTGCTGTGGCAGGCCGCCTACGCCGAATACGTCTTCCAGGACAAGCTGTGGCCGGACTACGACCGCCGCGACCTGTGGGCCGCGTGCGAGGAGTACGTCAACCGCAACCGGCGCTTCGGGCGCGCCTAG
- the recO gene encoding DNA repair protein RecO yields MRLYRDRAVVLRQHKLGEADRIVSLLTRDHGLVRAVAKGVRRTRSKFGARLEPFAHIDVQLHPGRNLDIVTQVQAIDAFASDIVSDYGRYTCACAMLETAERIAGEERAPVPALHRLTVSALRAVADATRPRELVLDAYLLRAMGVAGWAPALTECARCAAPGPHRAFHVGAGGSVCVHCRPSGSVTPPQGVLDLMAALYEGDWEHAQISTPAHRSQASGLVAAHLQWHLERQLRTLPLVERVYRAERMAAGGIRQDVAHGNQAEEGLPAAAPGA; encoded by the coding sequence ATGCGTCTGTACCGGGACCGGGCGGTGGTGCTGCGTCAGCACAAGCTCGGCGAAGCCGACCGGATCGTGAGTCTGCTCACTCGCGATCACGGTCTGGTGCGGGCGGTGGCCAAGGGCGTGCGGCGCACCCGCAGCAAGTTCGGTGCGCGGCTGGAACCGTTCGCGCACATCGATGTTCAGCTGCACCCGGGCCGGAATCTGGACATCGTCACCCAGGTCCAGGCCATCGACGCGTTCGCCTCCGACATCGTCAGCGACTACGGCCGCTACACCTGTGCCTGCGCGATGCTGGAGACCGCCGAGCGGATCGCGGGGGAGGAGCGCGCCCCGGTGCCGGCGCTGCACAGACTCACCGTGTCCGCGCTGCGCGCGGTGGCCGACGCCACCCGTCCCCGCGAACTCGTCCTCGACGCCTATCTGCTGCGCGCGATGGGGGTCGCGGGGTGGGCGCCGGCGTTGACCGAGTGCGCGCGGTGCGCGGCTCCGGGCCCGCACCGGGCGTTCCATGTCGGCGCGGGCGGAAGCGTGTGTGTGCACTGCCGGCCGTCCGGGTCGGTGACCCCGCCCCAAGGCGTGCTGGATCTGATGGCCGCGCTCTACGAAGGCGACTGGGAGCACGCGCAGATCTCCACCCCGGCGCACCGCAGTCAGGCCAGCGGGTTGGTGGCCGCCCATCTGCAATGGCATCTGGAACGGCAGTTGCGGACTTTGCCCCTGGTGGAGCGTGTCTACCGGGCAGAGCGGATGGCTGCCGGCGGCATCAGGCAGGATGTTGCGCATGGCAACCAAGCGGAAGAAGGGCTACCCGCAGCTGCCCCCGGCGCCTGA
- a CDS encoding amidase, with product MADTDSSSPSRPVSTASPRRFPTLGNQLFQLASGTATSVDLVTRSLEAIEASQPTLNAFRVVLAEQALADAAEADRTRAAGVDLSRYPLLGIPIAVKDDVDVAGVPTRFGADGEVRPAAADAEVVRRLRAAGAVIVGKTNTCELGQWPFTSGPAFGHTRNPWSREHTPGGSSGGSAAAVAAGLVAAAIGSDGAGSVRIPAAWTHLVGIKPQRGRISTSPLAEAFNGITVNGVLARTVSDAALLLDAASGNAPGDLHTPPPVRVSDYVSRAPGPLRIAKSTKFPFTVFRAALHPEIGAALDTVADQLTQLGHTIVAADPDYNLRMSWNFLARSTSGIPEWMDRMGQGVRWDGRTRSNARMGWLLSQNVLRKARAREAQTQQHIGWIFNLADVVLAPTTALPPPKVHTFDGLGGLGTDRTMIKACPVTWPWNLLGWPSINVPAGFTSDGLPIGVQLMGPANSEPLLVSLAAALEALNGWAAHQPEDWWTPQAPAETPKIAAPDPVTGQVA from the coding sequence ATGGCCGACACCGATTCCTCCAGCCCTTCCCGCCCCGTCTCCACTGCTTCCCCGCGCCGCTTCCCCACCCTGGGCAACCAGTTGTTCCAGCTCGCCAGCGGCACCGCCACCTCGGTCGACCTGGTGACCCGCTCGCTGGAGGCCATCGAGGCGAGCCAGCCCACGCTGAACGCGTTCCGGGTGGTGCTGGCCGAGCAGGCGCTGGCCGACGCGGCCGAAGCCGACCGCACCCGTGCGGCCGGCGTGGACCTGTCGCGGTATCCGCTTCTCGGCATTCCGATCGCGGTCAAGGACGACGTCGACGTGGCCGGCGTGCCGACCCGGTTCGGCGCCGACGGCGAGGTCCGTCCCGCCGCGGCCGACGCGGAGGTGGTGCGCCGGCTGCGCGCCGCCGGCGCGGTGATCGTCGGTAAGACCAACACCTGCGAACTCGGCCAGTGGCCGTTCACCAGCGGGCCGGCATTCGGACACACCCGCAATCCGTGGTCACGGGAGCACACCCCGGGCGGGTCGTCGGGCGGCAGCGCCGCGGCGGTGGCGGCCGGTCTGGTCGCCGCCGCGATCGGTTCCGACGGCGCCGGCAGCGTCCGGATCCCCGCGGCGTGGACGCACCTGGTCGGCATCAAACCTCAACGCGGACGCATCTCGACGTCGCCGTTGGCCGAGGCGTTCAACGGGATCACCGTCAACGGGGTGCTCGCGCGCACCGTCTCCGACGCCGCGCTGCTGCTCGATGCCGCCTCGGGCAATGCGCCCGGCGACCTGCACACCCCGCCGCCGGTGCGGGTATCGGACTACGTCTCGCGGGCGCCCGGACCGCTGCGTATCGCAAAGTCCACGAAGTTCCCGTTCACGGTGTTCCGCGCGGCCCTGCACCCGGAGATCGGTGCCGCACTCGACACCGTCGCCGACCAGCTCACCCAGCTGGGTCACACCATCGTCGCCGCCGACCCCGACTACAACCTGCGGATGTCGTGGAACTTCCTCGCCCGCTCGACATCCGGCATTCCGGAGTGGATGGATCGGATGGGTCAGGGCGTGCGGTGGGACGGACGCACCCGCTCCAACGCGCGGATGGGCTGGCTGCTGTCGCAGAACGTGCTGCGCAAGGCCCGCGCCCGGGAAGCACAGACCCAACAGCACATCGGCTGGATCTTCAACCTCGCCGATGTCGTCCTGGCCCCGACCACCGCGCTGCCGCCGCCGAAAGTGCACACGTTCGACGGCCTCGGCGGCCTGGGCACCGACCGGACGATGATCAAGGCGTGCCCGGTGACGTGGCCGTGGAACCTGTTGGGCTGGCCGTCGATCAACGTGCCCGCCGGCTTCACCTCCGACGGCCTGCCGATCGGGGTGCAGTTGATGGGCCCGGCCAACAGCGAACCGCTTCTGGTGTCGCTGGCCGCCGCGCTGGAGGCCCTCAACGGCTGGGCCGCTCATCAGCCAGAGGACTGGTGGACGCCCCAAGCCCCGGCGGAGACACCGAAAATCGCGGCTCCGGACCCGGTCACCGGTCAGGTCGCGTAA
- a CDS encoding CAP domain-containing protein — MPVAQADNRRLNESVVVNVYTIQKNNNCGTEIKINPQLQLAAQWHTNDVLRNRALSGDIGSDGSTVQDRANRAGFVGTAAETVAINPALAISGIEILNQWYYRPDYMAIMSNCANTEIGVWSENSLDRTVVVAVYGQPR, encoded by the coding sequence ATGCCCGTGGCCCAGGCCGACAACCGGCGCCTCAACGAGAGCGTCGTCGTCAACGTCTACACGATCCAGAAGAACAACAACTGCGGCACCGAGATCAAGATCAACCCGCAGCTGCAGTTGGCCGCGCAGTGGCACACCAACGACGTCCTGCGCAACCGGGCACTGAGCGGCGACATCGGTTCCGACGGATCCACCGTGCAGGACCGCGCCAACCGTGCCGGGTTCGTCGGCACCGCCGCCGAAACCGTCGCGATCAACCCGGCACTGGCGATCAGCGGCATCGAGATCCTCAACCAGTGGTACTACCGGCCCGACTACATGGCGATCATGAGCAATTGCGCAAACACCGAGATCGGGGTGTGGTCGGAGAACAGCCTGGACCGCACCGTGGTGGTCGCGGTGTACGGCCAGCCTCGCTAG
- the era gene encoding GTPase Era, translating into MTADAEFRSGFVCFVGRPNTGKSTLTNALVGTKVAITSNRPQTTRHTIRGIVHRDEFQIVLVDTPGLHRPRTLLGQRLNDLVKDTYSEVDVIGLCIPADEKIGPGDRWIYEQIRAVAPKTTLVAIVTKIDKVSKDRIAEQLLAVSELVGPDTEIVPVSATSGTQLDVLTDVLAAQLPAGPAFYPDGELTDEPEEVLMAELIREAALEGVRDELPHSLAVVIEEVERRPGRPEDDPLMDVHAILYVERDSQKGIVIGKGGARLREVGTAARTQIEKLLGTKVFLDLRVKIAKNWQRDPKQLGRLGF; encoded by the coding sequence GTGACGGCCGACGCCGAATTCCGGTCCGGCTTCGTCTGTTTCGTTGGAAGACCCAACACCGGCAAGTCCACTCTGACCAACGCGCTCGTCGGCACCAAGGTCGCGATCACGTCGAACCGGCCGCAGACCACCCGGCACACCATCCGCGGCATCGTGCACCGCGACGAGTTCCAGATCGTGCTCGTCGACACCCCCGGTCTGCACCGTCCCCGCACACTGCTCGGTCAGCGGCTCAACGATCTGGTCAAGGACACCTATTCCGAGGTGGACGTCATCGGGCTCTGCATCCCGGCCGACGAAAAGATCGGTCCTGGTGACCGCTGGATCTACGAGCAGATCCGCGCCGTCGCCCCCAAGACCACGTTGGTGGCGATCGTGACCAAGATCGACAAGGTGTCCAAGGACCGCATCGCCGAGCAGCTGCTCGCGGTCAGTGAACTGGTCGGGCCGGACACCGAGATCGTCCCCGTCTCAGCGACTTCGGGAACACAGCTCGATGTGCTCACCGATGTGCTCGCCGCGCAGTTGCCTGCAGGCCCGGCGTTCTATCCCGACGGTGAGCTCACCGATGAACCCGAGGAAGTGCTGATGGCCGAACTCATCCGGGAGGCCGCGCTGGAGGGGGTGCGCGACGAGCTGCCGCACTCGCTGGCGGTGGTGATCGAGGAGGTCGAGCGCAGACCGGGCCGCCCGGAGGACGATCCGCTCATGGACGTGCACGCCATTCTCTACGTCGAACGCGACAGTCAGAAGGGCATCGTGATCGGTAAGGGCGGGGCCCGGCTGCGCGAGGTCGGCACGGCCGCGCGCACTCAGATCGAGAAGCTGCTCGGCACCAAGGTCTTTCTCGATCTGCGCGTCAAGATCGCGAAGAACTGGCAGCGCGATCCCAAACAGCTTGGCAGGCTTGGCTTTTAG
- a CDS encoding cytidine deaminase, whose amino-acid sequence MSALEPEDAKLVVLARGAMGRAEAGSGAAVRDADGRTYAGAPVALDSLRLTALQAAVAAAVSSGATGLEAAVLVGGSADDAGVAAVRELSCGAAVIVTDRAGNPL is encoded by the coding sequence ATGAGCGCGCTCGAACCCGAGGACGCCAAGCTGGTGGTGCTGGCCCGGGGTGCGATGGGCCGGGCCGAGGCGGGCAGCGGGGCCGCGGTACGCGACGCCGACGGCCGCACCTACGCCGGAGCGCCCGTCGCCCTCGACTCCCTGCGCCTGACGGCTCTGCAGGCGGCCGTCGCGGCGGCGGTGTCCAGCGGCGCCACCGGGCTGGAAGCCGCCGTGCTGGTGGGTGGTTCGGCCGACGACGCCGGAGTGGCCGCCGTCCGTGAGCTGTCCTGCGGTGCCGCTGTCATCGTCACCGACCGCGCGGGTAATCCGCTGTGA
- a CDS encoding hemolysin family protein codes for MSPAGQLISAIVLIFLGGLFAAMDAALSTVSMARVEELVREERPGAVRLARVMAERPRYINLIVLLRITCEVSATVLLAAFLDGTLGVTWGLVAAAAIMAVISFVAVGVGPRTLGRQNAYTIALMTALPLQAISVLLLPVSRLLVLIGNALTPGRGFRNGPFASEIELREVVDLAQQRGVVADDERRMIQSVFELGDTPAREVMVPRTEMVWIESEKTAGQATSLAVRSGHSRIPVIGENVDDVVGVVYLKDLVQRTYYSTNRGRDTPVSEVMRKPTFVPDSKPLDELLREMQRDRVHMVLLVDEYGAIAGLVTIEDVLEEIVGEIADEYDTDEVAPVEDLGDGQYRVSARLSIEDLGELYDLEFDENLDVDTVGGLVALELGRVPLPGAEVTWDGLRLRAEGGPDPRGRVRVGTVLVSPVEAQPENAEGHE; via the coding sequence GTGAGCCCGGCCGGCCAACTGATCAGCGCCATCGTGCTGATCTTTCTGGGCGGACTGTTCGCTGCGATGGACGCGGCGCTGAGCACGGTGTCGATGGCCCGTGTCGAGGAGCTGGTCCGCGAGGAACGGCCGGGTGCGGTGCGCCTGGCCCGGGTGATGGCCGAGCGGCCGCGCTACATCAACCTCATCGTGCTGCTGCGCATCACCTGTGAGGTGAGTGCGACGGTGCTGCTGGCGGCGTTCCTCGACGGAACCCTGGGCGTGACCTGGGGGCTGGTGGCTGCGGCGGCGATCATGGCGGTCATCAGCTTCGTCGCGGTGGGGGTCGGCCCCCGGACACTGGGCCGGCAGAACGCCTACACCATCGCGTTGATGACGGCGCTTCCGCTGCAGGCGATCTCGGTGCTGCTGTTGCCGGTGAGCCGGTTGCTGGTGTTGATCGGTAACGCGCTGACCCCCGGCCGCGGCTTCCGCAACGGCCCGTTCGCCTCCGAGATCGAGCTGCGCGAGGTCGTCGACCTGGCCCAGCAGCGCGGTGTGGTGGCCGACGACGAGCGCCGGATGATCCAGTCGGTGTTCGAACTCGGCGACACCCCGGCCCGCGAGGTGATGGTCCCGCGCACCGAGATGGTGTGGATCGAGAGCGAGAAGACCGCGGGCCAGGCCACCTCGCTGGCGGTGCGCAGCGGCCACTCGCGCATCCCTGTGATCGGTGAGAACGTCGACGACGTCGTCGGGGTGGTCTACCTCAAGGACCTGGTGCAGCGCACCTATTACTCGACCAACCGCGGCCGTGACACGCCGGTCTCGGAGGTGATGCGCAAGCCCACCTTCGTGCCGGACTCCAAGCCGCTCGACGAGTTGCTGCGCGAGATGCAGCGCGACCGCGTCCACATGGTGCTGCTGGTCGACGAATACGGTGCGATCGCCGGGCTGGTGACGATCGAGGACGTGCTGGAGGAAATCGTCGGGGAGATCGCCGACGAGTACGACACCGACGAGGTCGCCCCGGTCGAGGACCTCGGCGACGGGCAGTATCGGGTGTCAGCCCGCCTGTCGATCGAAGACCTCGGCGAGCTCTACGACCTGGAGTTCGACGAGAACCTCGACGTCGACACCGTCGGCGGGTTGGTCGCCCTGGAACTGGGCCGCGTCCCGCTGCCGGGCGCCGAGGTGACCTGGGACGGGCTGCGACTTCGGGCCGAGGGCGGGCCGGACCCGCGCGGCCGGGTGCGGGTGGGCACCGTATTGGTCAGTCCTGTCGAAGCACAGCCGGAGAACGCGGAAGGACACGAATGA
- the ybeY gene encoding rRNA maturation RNase YbeY: MSIEVSNESGVDVSEEELISVARFVIRKMDVNPAAELSMVLLDTAAMADLHMRWMDLPGPTDVMSFPMDELEPGGRPDAPEPGPSMLGDIVLCPEFAAKQAADAGHTLGQELALLTVHGVLHLLGYDHAEPDEEKEMFALQRQLLEEWVADQVQAYHQDRQTEKDRRLLDKSRYFDDVNYGDDVNYGDDVNYGADVNPGDTP; encoded by the coding sequence ATGAGTATCGAGGTCTCGAACGAATCCGGTGTCGATGTCTCCGAAGAGGAGCTCATCAGCGTCGCCCGGTTCGTGATCCGCAAGATGGACGTCAACCCCGCCGCGGAACTGTCGATGGTGCTGCTCGACACCGCGGCCATGGCCGATCTGCACATGCGTTGGATGGATCTGCCGGGGCCCACCGACGTGATGAGCTTCCCGATGGACGAGCTGGAACCCGGGGGGCGGCCGGACGCGCCCGAACCCGGTCCCTCGATGCTCGGTGACATCGTGCTGTGCCCGGAGTTCGCCGCCAAGCAGGCCGCCGACGCGGGCCACACGCTCGGTCAGGAACTCGCCCTGCTGACCGTGCACGGAGTGCTTCACCTGCTCGGCTACGACCACGCCGAACCCGACGAGGAAAAAGAGATGTTCGCGCTGCAGCGCCAACTGCTCGAGGAGTGGGTCGCCGACCAGGTGCAGGCGTATCACCAGGACCGGCAGACCGAGAAAGACCGCCGGCTGCTGGACAAGTCGCGCTACTTCGACGATGTGAACTACGGCGACGATGTGAACTACGGCGACGATGTGAACTACGGCGCCGACGTGAACCCCGGCGACACTCCGTGA
- a CDS encoding PhoH family protein gives MAPRENASSAASESSSGSLVRSSITVPPDYVMGLLGSSDENLRELEELLSAEIHVRGNDITLSGEPADVALAERVISELVEVVGAGQRLTPDAVRRGVGMLTGTGDESPAEVLTLDILSRRGKTIRPKTLNQKRYVDAIDAKTIVFGIGPAGTGKTYLAMAKAVSALQSKQVSRIILTRPAVEAGERLGFLPGTLYEKIDPYLRPLYDALHDMMDPELIPKLMSAGVIEVAPLAFMRGRTLNDAFIILDEAQNTTAEQMKMFLTRLGFGSKIVVTGDITQVDLPGGAASGLHAAMRILDGIDDIHFAELTSADVVRHRLVSEIVDAYAKYEEPTLMNRAQRRSSGSGRPRR, from the coding sequence GTGGCGCCCCGCGAGAACGCAAGCTCGGCCGCATCTGAATCGTCTTCTGGATCGCTGGTCCGCAGTAGCATCACAGTTCCGCCCGATTACGTCATGGGCCTCCTGGGATCCTCCGACGAGAACCTGCGCGAACTCGAAGAGCTGTTGTCCGCCGAGATCCACGTTCGCGGCAACGACATCACCCTGTCCGGTGAGCCCGCCGACGTCGCGCTCGCCGAGCGCGTCATCTCCGAGCTGGTCGAGGTGGTCGGCGCGGGGCAGCGGCTGACGCCGGACGCGGTGCGGCGCGGTGTCGGGATGCTGACCGGCACTGGCGACGAATCGCCCGCCGAGGTGCTGACGCTCGACATCCTGTCCCGGCGCGGCAAGACGATCCGGCCCAAGACGCTCAACCAGAAACGCTACGTCGACGCCATCGACGCCAAGACGATCGTGTTCGGTATCGGCCCGGCCGGCACCGGCAAGACGTATCTGGCGATGGCCAAGGCCGTCAGCGCACTGCAGAGCAAGCAGGTCAGCCGGATCATCCTGACCCGCCCGGCGGTGGAAGCCGGTGAGCGCCTTGGCTTCCTGCCGGGCACGCTGTACGAGAAGATCGACCCTTACCTGCGGCCGCTCTACGACGCGCTGCACGACATGATGGATCCCGAACTGATCCCGAAGCTGATGAGCGCCGGGGTGATCGAGGTGGCTCCGCTGGCATTTATGCGTGGCCGGACGTTAAACGATGCGTTCATCATCTTAGACGAAGCGCAGAACACCACCGCCGAACAGATGAAGATGTTCCTGACGCGGTTGGGTTTCGGCTCGAAAATCGTTGTGACAGGCGATATCACGCAGGTCGACCTGCCCGGCGGTGCGGCGTCCGGCCTCCACGCTGCGATGCGTATCCTCGACGGCATCGACGACATCCACTTCGCCGAACTCACCAGCGCCGACGTGGTGCGGCACCGGCTGGTGTCCGAGATCGTGGACGCCTACGCGAAATACGAGGAACCCACCCTGATGAACCGGGCGCAGCGGCGTTCGTCCGGCTCCGGACGTCCGCGGCGGTAA
- a CDS encoding RND family transporter: protein MRASAHPGRSLQDPTPVARWIRRLAVPIILGWVLLVAALNLLVPQLEVVAAQNAVSMSPSDAPAMKAMSDMGRLFGESDSDSIAMVVLEGDQPLGDDAHAYYDRLIEKLEAAPDHVRNIQDMWGDPLTEAAAQSTDGHAAYVALNLAGNMGETKSNESVAAVREIVAESPPPPGVQVHVTGPAALTADVNIAGESSMALILLVTFAVIIVLLLFFYRSVATVVLLLIMVGVQMSVARGVVAALGHFQIIGLSTFAVNLLISLAVAAGTDYAIFLVGRYQEARASGASPEAAYYEMFGGTAHVVLGSGLTIAGAMYCLSFTRMPYFQSMGVPCAVGILAGVAVALTLGPAIVTVGSRFGLLEPKRAMRIRAWRRVGATVVRWPGPILVASLALALIGLAALPGYQTSYDDTRYIPESIPANAGLQAATKYFSLSRMSPEVLIVEADRDLRNPSDFLILDRLAKRVFNVEGVARVQAPSRPDGAPIAHTSIPFLISMQGVGQQQNMKLMKDRIADMRVQADDIGETIATMKKMYGLMTKFSNITTVMIDDMTDMRDTVHQLRDMVANFDDQFRPIRNYFYWEPHCYNIPLCWSFRSLFDSMDGIGTMTDTFDKAVLNMDEMKALLPEMLATFPPMIETMESMRQMMLATYATMGGFYDQMDELTRDSTEMGKAFDAAKNDDSFYLPPEVFENEDFKRAMESFFSPDGKTVRMLIAHRGNPTTEEALQRVEPIKIAAIEALKGTPLENATIQLGGTAATFKDMSDGSRYDLLIAVISALCLVLMIMLVLTRSLVAALVIVGTVTLSLGASFGISILIWQHIVGIELHWMVLALSIIALIAVGSDYNLLLVSRFKEEIPAGIKTGIIRAIGGTGSVVTVAGVVFALTMASMVVSDLRVMAQVGTTIGLGLLFDTFIVRAFMMPSIATLLGRWFWWPLVVRSRPPRERLSS, encoded by the coding sequence ATGAGAGCGTCGGCCCACCCCGGTCGGTCCCTGCAGGACCCGACGCCCGTTGCCCGCTGGATCCGCCGGCTCGCGGTCCCGATCATCCTGGGCTGGGTGCTTCTGGTCGCGGCGCTGAACCTGCTGGTGCCGCAGCTGGAGGTGGTGGCCGCCCAGAACGCGGTGTCGATGAGCCCGAGCGATGCGCCGGCGATGAAGGCCATGTCGGACATGGGCCGGCTCTTCGGCGAATCGGACTCCGACTCCATCGCGATGGTGGTGCTCGAGGGCGACCAGCCGCTCGGCGACGATGCGCACGCCTACTACGACCGGCTCATCGAAAAGCTGGAAGCCGCACCGGATCACGTCCGCAACATCCAGGACATGTGGGGTGACCCGCTCACCGAGGCCGCCGCGCAGAGCACCGACGGCCACGCCGCGTACGTCGCGCTGAACCTGGCCGGCAACATGGGCGAGACGAAGTCCAACGAGTCGGTCGCGGCCGTGCGCGAGATCGTCGCCGAATCGCCTCCGCCGCCCGGCGTGCAGGTGCACGTGACCGGCCCCGCGGCATTGACCGCCGACGTCAACATCGCCGGCGAGAGCAGCATGGCGCTGATCCTGCTCGTCACGTTCGCAGTGATCATCGTGCTGCTGCTGTTCTTCTACCGCTCGGTGGCCACCGTGGTGCTGCTGCTGATCATGGTCGGCGTTCAGATGTCGGTCGCGCGCGGCGTGGTGGCGGCGCTGGGCCACTTCCAGATCATCGGGCTCTCCACGTTCGCGGTGAACCTGCTGATCTCGTTGGCCGTGGCGGCCGGCACCGATTACGCGATCTTCCTGGTGGGCCGCTACCAGGAGGCCCGTGCGTCGGGGGCGAGCCCCGAAGCGGCCTACTACGAGATGTTCGGTGGCACCGCGCACGTGGTGCTCGGGTCCGGTCTGACCATCGCCGGCGCGATGTACTGCCTGTCCTTCACCCGGATGCCGTATTTCCAGAGTATGGGTGTGCCGTGCGCGGTCGGCATCCTCGCCGGTGTCGCGGTCGCGCTCACCCTGGGACCGGCCATCGTCACCGTCGGCAGCCGCTTCGGGCTGCTCGAACCCAAGCGCGCCATGCGGATCCGGGCGTGGCGGCGGGTCGGTGCAACCGTGGTCCGTTGGCCCGGGCCGATTCTGGTGGCGTCCCTTGCGCTGGCGCTGATCGGGTTGGCCGCGCTGCCTGGCTACCAGACCAGCTACGACGACACCCGCTACATCCCCGAGTCCATCCCGGCCAACGCCGGTCTGCAGGCGGCCACCAAGTACTTCTCGCTCTCACGGATGAGCCCCGAGGTGCTCATCGTCGAAGCCGACCGCGACCTGCGGAACCCGTCGGATTTCCTGATCCTCGACCGGCTCGCCAAACGCGTTTTCAACGTCGAAGGGGTGGCCCGGGTACAGGCCCCGAGCCGGCCCGACGGGGCGCCCATCGCACACACGTCGATCCCGTTCCTGATCAGCATGCAGGGGGTCGGCCAGCAGCAGAACATGAAGCTGATGAAGGACCGCATCGCCGACATGCGCGTCCAGGCCGACGACATCGGCGAGACCATCGCGACGATGAAAAAGATGTACGGCCTGATGACGAAGTTCTCGAACATCACCACCGTGATGATCGACGACATGACGGACATGCGCGACACCGTCCACCAGTTGCGTGACATGGTCGCCAACTTCGACGACCAGTTCCGGCCCATCCGCAACTACTTCTACTGGGAACCGCACTGTTACAACATCCCGTTGTGCTGGTCGTTTCGGTCGCTGTTCGACTCCATGGACGGCATCGGCACGATGACCGACACCTTCGACAAGGCCGTTCTGAACATGGACGAGATGAAGGCATTGCTGCCGGAGATGCTCGCCACGTTCCCGCCGATGATCGAGACCATGGAGAGCATGCGCCAGATGATGCTGGCGACGTACGCCACCATGGGCGGCTTCTACGACCAGATGGACGAGTTGACCCGCGACTCCACCGAAATGGGCAAGGCATTCGACGCCGCGAAGAACGACGACTCGTTCTACCTGCCGCCCGAGGTGTTCGAGAACGAGGACTTCAAGCGGGCGATGGAGAGCTTCTTCTCGCCCGACGGCAAGACCGTGCGGATGCTGATCGCTCACCGCGGCAACCCCACCACCGAGGAGGCGCTGCAGCGCGTCGAGCCGATCAAGATCGCGGCGATCGAGGCGCTCAAGGGCACCCCGCTGGAGAACGCGACGATCCAGCTCGGAGGCACCGCCGCGACGTTCAAGGACATGTCTGACGGCTCCCGCTACGACCTGCTGATCGCGGTGATCTCGGCGCTGTGTCTGGTGCTGATGATCATGCTGGTGCTGACCCGCAGTCTGGTCGCCGCGCTGGTGATCGTGGGGACCGTGACGCTGTCGCTGGGCGCGTCGTTCGGCATCTCGATCCTGATCTGGCAGCACATCGTCGGCATCGAACTGCACTGGATGGTGCTGGCCCTGTCGATCATCGCGCTGATCGCCGTCGGTTCGGACTACAACCTGCTGCTGGTGTCCCGGTTCAAGGAGGAGATCCCGGCAGGGATCAAGACCGGCATTATCCGTGCGATCGGCGGCACCGGCAGCGTCGTCACGGTCGCCGGGGTGGTGTTCGCTCTGACCATGGCATCGATGGTGGTCAGCGATCTGCGGGTGATGGCGCAGGTCGGCACCACGATCGGCCTGGGCCTGCTGTTCGACACGTTCATCGTGCGGGCGTTCATGATGCCCTCGATCGCGACGCTGCTGGGACGCTGGTTCTGGTGGCCCCTGGTGGTTCGGTCCCGCCCCCCGCGCGAACGCCTCAGCTCATAA